A single window of Pseudoduganella plicata DNA harbors:
- a CDS encoding GGDEF domain-containing protein, whose product MSHRNAILATTTALATCVALYAAVGMPKPLATWRPMDIVSEGGTALMALVWFGIVLTSRPGGRVTRLLAGGLAAIMLGSWADCLDEFYRVDKAAVWDNCLEALVPAGMAVLTAGLYYWRQEQVRLTEHLQKRERLFREHRAFDRLTQLADAAYLREQLRREQALRPGGHCALVLLDIDGFHRINRDHGRAEGDRVLQAVSHMLLLNLRNEDLLCRYAGDRFAVLMPGLDGAAAGAVALHLCAMVERMRHHAGAERVALTLRHACADTSDAVAADDPVDAVLAQLARRVDMAPA is encoded by the coding sequence ATGTCCCACCGCAACGCCATTCTTGCCACCACCACTGCCCTGGCCACCTGCGTCGCGCTGTACGCCGCCGTCGGCATGCCGAAGCCGCTGGCAACCTGGCGGCCGATGGACATCGTCAGCGAAGGCGGCACGGCGCTGATGGCGCTGGTGTGGTTCGGCATCGTGCTGACCAGCCGCCCGGGCGGGCGCGTCACCCGATTGCTGGCCGGTGGGCTGGCCGCCATCATGCTGGGCTCCTGGGCCGACTGCCTGGACGAGTTCTACCGCGTCGACAAGGCGGCCGTGTGGGACAACTGCCTCGAAGCGCTGGTGCCGGCGGGGATGGCGGTTCTGACGGCGGGGCTGTACTACTGGCGCCAGGAACAGGTGCGCCTCACGGAACACCTGCAAAAGCGCGAACGGCTGTTCCGCGAGCACCGCGCCTTCGACCGCCTGACGCAGCTGGCCGACGCGGCCTACCTGCGCGAACAGCTGCGCCGCGAACAGGCGCTGCGCCCAGGCGGTCATTGCGCGCTGGTGCTGCTCGATATCGATGGCTTCCACCGCATCAATCGCGACCACGGCCGTGCGGAAGGGGACCGCGTGCTGCAGGCCGTCAGCCATATGCTGCTGCTCAACCTGCGCAACGAGGACCTGCTGTGCCGCTATGCGGGCGACCGTTTTGCCGTTCTGATGCCGGGGCTGGACGGCGCCGCGGCTGGCGCGGTGGCGTTGCACCTGTGCGCGATGGTGGAACGCATGCGCCATCATGCCGGCGCCGAACGCGTCGCACTGACGTTGCGCCATGCCTGCGCAGACACCAGTGACGCAGTGGCGGCCGACGATCCGGTCGATGCCGTGCTGGCGCAACTGGCGCGGCGCGTCGACATGGCGCCGGCGTGA
- a CDS encoding TonB-dependent receptor, producing MRHIATHVPTLRLTALAAAVLAATAAHAAPDVPAANPEAAPLAAAVVISGQRASLARAIAAQEKADNIVSVVSSDDIGGLPDKNAAEALARLPGVAVQRDQGEGRYVTVRGLGPDLNAVTINGALVPSPEAGRRAVALDVLPAGLIRTLEVSKTLTPDQDASSLGGTVEVKTLSAFDLPGPLLSVSAGASVDTNTDQTSPSASLLWAQRFADSKVGVAGGLSGEKRKFGSDNVETGGAWSDAGLGGFELRDYLPNRERYAAALNLDYRPAAGSSFALRGFASRFSDDEVRDRLTVSNPKRGALQEGVTDTARLERRLRQRKYTQEIRSLVASTDQQWDTWTMHAEAAASRANEDTPESINDARFRGTASFAGVGYANGSVPSLIAPAAAFDPASYGLNGITLQQRYSVDREKHARLDVTRKFEAAGWQAAFKTGVKSSRRDKDNDTNQWGYNSSKASSGNYWGAGSTNMTAFTAGHALDYQLGNIGMALDPAAVRARIAALPRAGAQLAAESALDDYAMHEDIDALYGQLSLARGPWSVLAGVRAERTRFSAHGRQVEDDDITARRGSRSYTNWLPTLQGRYELDDKTSVRAAWSNSVVRANFSQLAPGVSLDSATEATIGNPDLAPLRSHNLDLGIERILGTDGTVSAYVFHKAIRDFTYGTNLAGSGAWAGYTTATSYANGDKASVRGIELAYQQPLRMLPAPFNGLLVGVNGSVTDAKADIDSYADGVRRGREIRMPGQSDRVLNLVVGYEKGPLSTRLALNYKSPYLLELGEDVLDASQDRMVDTQKQLDFSLAWQLNKRVQLSFEAANLNNEKYYVYQGVKGHNVQYEQYGRTFKIGLKAGLF from the coding sequence ATGCGACACATCGCCACCCACGTTCCGACCCTGCGCCTGACCGCCCTCGCCGCCGCCGTGCTGGCCGCCACGGCCGCGCACGCCGCGCCGGACGTCCCGGCCGCGAACCCCGAAGCCGCGCCCCTGGCGGCGGCCGTCGTCATTTCCGGCCAGCGCGCGAGCCTGGCGCGCGCCATCGCGGCGCAGGAGAAGGCGGACAATATCGTGAGCGTCGTCAGCAGCGACGATATCGGCGGCCTGCCGGACAAGAACGCCGCCGAGGCGCTGGCCCGGCTGCCCGGTGTGGCCGTGCAGCGCGACCAGGGCGAAGGCCGCTACGTTACCGTGCGCGGCCTGGGACCGGACCTGAATGCCGTCACGATCAATGGCGCGCTGGTGCCGTCGCCCGAGGCGGGCCGCCGCGCCGTGGCGCTGGACGTGCTGCCGGCGGGCCTGATCCGCACGCTGGAGGTGTCGAAGACGCTGACGCCGGACCAGGATGCCAGCTCCCTGGGCGGCACCGTGGAAGTGAAGACACTGTCCGCGTTCGATCTGCCCGGCCCGCTGCTGTCGGTCAGCGCGGGCGCCAGCGTTGATACCAATACCGACCAGACCAGCCCTTCGGCCAGCCTGCTGTGGGCGCAGCGCTTCGCCGACAGCAAGGTCGGGGTGGCGGGCGGCCTGTCCGGCGAAAAGCGCAAGTTCGGCTCGGACAACGTGGAAACGGGCGGCGCCTGGAGCGACGCCGGCCTGGGCGGATTCGAGCTGCGCGACTACCTGCCCAACCGGGAGCGCTATGCCGCCGCGCTGAACCTGGACTACCGCCCTGCGGCCGGGAGCAGCTTCGCGCTGCGCGGCTTCGCCAGCCGCTTCTCGGACGACGAGGTGCGCGACCGGCTCACCGTCAGCAATCCCAAGCGCGGGGCACTGCAGGAGGGGGTCACCGACACCGCACGCCTGGAGCGCCGGCTGCGCCAGCGCAAATACACGCAGGAGATCCGCTCGCTGGTCGCCAGCACGGACCAGCAGTGGGACACGTGGACCATGCACGCCGAGGCAGCCGCCAGCCGCGCCAACGAGGACACGCCGGAATCGATCAACGACGCCCGCTTCCGCGGCACGGCCAGCTTCGCCGGCGTGGGCTACGCGAACGGCTCCGTGCCGTCGCTGATCGCGCCCGCTGCCGCCTTCGATCCGGCCAGCTATGGCCTGAACGGCATCACGCTGCAGCAGCGCTACTCCGTCGACAGGGAGAAGCATGCGCGCCTCGACGTCACCCGAAAGTTCGAGGCGGCCGGCTGGCAGGCAGCGTTCAAGACCGGCGTCAAGAGCAGCCGGCGCGACAAGGACAACGACACCAACCAGTGGGGCTACAACAGCAGCAAGGCATCCAGCGGCAATTACTGGGGTGCCGGTTCCACCAATATGACGGCATTCACGGCGGGCCACGCGCTGGACTACCAGCTTGGCAACATCGGCATGGCGCTCGATCCGGCCGCCGTCCGGGCCCGGATCGCCGCCCTGCCGCGCGCCGGTGCGCAACTGGCCGCCGAATCCGCACTGGACGACTATGCGATGCACGAGGACATCGACGCGCTGTACGGCCAGCTGTCGCTGGCGCGCGGCCCCTGGTCCGTGCTGGCCGGCGTGCGTGCCGAGCGCACCCGCTTCAGCGCGCACGGCCGCCAGGTCGAAGACGACGACATCACGGCACGCCGCGGCAGCCGCTCGTACACCAACTGGCTGCCCACCCTGCAGGGCCGCTACGAACTCGATGACAAGACCAGCGTGCGCGCAGCGTGGAGCAACAGCGTCGTGCGCGCCAACTTCAGCCAGCTGGCACCCGGCGTGAGCCTGGACAGCGCAACGGAAGCCACCATCGGCAACCCCGACCTGGCGCCGCTGCGCTCGCACAACCTGGATCTGGGCATCGAGCGTATCCTCGGCACCGACGGCACGGTGTCCGCCTACGTGTTCCACAAGGCGATCCGTGACTTCACCTACGGGACCAACCTGGCCGGTTCCGGCGCCTGGGCGGGCTATACGACTGCCACGTCGTATGCCAACGGCGACAAGGCGTCCGTGCGCGGCATCGAACTGGCCTACCAGCAGCCGCTGCGCATGCTGCCGGCGCCGTTCAACGGCCTGCTGGTCGGCGTCAACGGGTCCGTCACCGATGCGAAAGCCGATATCGACAGTTACGCCGACGGCGTGCGCCGCGGCCGCGAGATCCGGATGCCGGGCCAGTCGGACCGCGTGCTGAATCTGGTGGTCGGCTACGAGAAAGGCCCGCTGTCCACGCGCCTGGCACTGAACTACAAGTCGCCATACTTGCTGGAGCTGGGCGAGGACGTGCTGGATGCCTCGCAGGACCGCATGGTCGACACGCAGAAGCAGCTGGACTTCTCGCTGGCGTGGCAGCTGAACAAACGGGTGCAGCTGTCGTTCGAGGCGGCCAACCTGAATAACGAAAAATACTACGTCTACCAGGGCGTCAAAGGACACAACGTGCAGTATGAACAATATGGCCGCACCTTCAAAATCGGCCTGAAAGCGGGCCTGTTCTGA
- a CDS encoding phytase — protein sequence MKALVTLLALAGIAAHAGPAAAATPPATAHDLAALPDGGWLALERQSLKLIDGAGRERASLPVRGRQLDTRVDDSGMLAVVVDANLERVQPLLVRDGRLTQLPPVPAPAFGIEAACLYRDAQRLDYVFLVGKDGQAEQWLLQADGHRQVRRLALPPHVGHCRVDDASATLFVAEEDFGLWAYNADAEGPGARQALALTAPLGTMKTSPGALALVPGGVAVLDGEAILTWHRDGKRWKMAPRQAAGKAVKALATDGRTLLAHTKAGWRAVGLVPRAAAAEPVLPIVLPRAQTEPVARAGDAADDPAIWRNPRDPAGARILGTNKKQGLLVYDIAGRQLQLLESGRLNNVDVRQDVTFGADRFDIAVATQRDENSIVLFSIDATGKVSEAARLPTTLDEIYGACLYQPRSGGLQAFVNDKDGRYLHYRLERAGGKFAATLLRTFRTASQPEGCVADDAAGTLFVGEEKRGVWVTPADAQRAAPLTMALPVGALLTADVEGMGLYRGPNASYLVVSSQGSNSYVVLDAQAPYTVRGAFRIGINVAGGIDGASETDGLEVTSADLGGPYGKGMLVVQDGYKRLPDGAQNFKYVAWADIAAALKLP from the coding sequence ATGAAGGCACTCGTTACCCTGCTGGCACTGGCCGGCATCGCGGCCCATGCTGGCCCAGCGGCTGCCGCTACGCCGCCCGCCACCGCACACGACCTGGCGGCACTGCCGGATGGCGGCTGGCTGGCCCTGGAGCGCCAGTCCCTCAAGCTGATCGACGGCGCGGGCCGCGAGCGCGCCAGCCTGCCGGTACGCGGTCGTCAGCTCGACACGCGCGTGGACGACAGCGGCATGCTCGCCGTCGTGGTGGACGCCAACCTGGAAAGAGTCCAGCCCCTGCTGGTGCGGGACGGCCGCCTGACCCAGCTGCCGCCCGTGCCCGCACCGGCCTTCGGCATCGAAGCGGCCTGCCTGTACCGCGACGCACAGCGGCTCGATTACGTCTTCCTGGTCGGGAAGGACGGCCAGGCCGAGCAGTGGCTGCTGCAGGCGGACGGCCATCGCCAGGTGCGCCGGCTGGCATTGCCCCCGCACGTCGGGCACTGCCGCGTGGACGACGCCAGCGCCACGCTTTTCGTGGCCGAGGAGGACTTCGGGCTGTGGGCCTATAACGCCGATGCCGAAGGCCCGGGCGCGCGCCAGGCGCTGGCGTTGACGGCGCCGCTCGGGACGATGAAGACCAGTCCCGGCGCGCTGGCACTCGTGCCGGGCGGCGTCGCCGTTCTCGACGGCGAGGCGATCCTGACGTGGCACCGCGACGGCAAACGCTGGAAGATGGCGCCACGACAGGCCGCCGGCAAAGCCGTCAAGGCGCTGGCGACGGACGGCCGCACGCTGCTCGCGCACACCAAAGCCGGCTGGCGCGCGGTCGGACTGGTACCACGGGCAGCCGCCGCCGAACCTGTGCTTCCGATCGTACTGCCACGCGCCCAGACGGAGCCCGTGGCCCGCGCCGGCGATGCGGCCGACGATCCCGCCATCTGGCGCAATCCGCGCGATCCGGCCGGCGCCCGCATCCTCGGCACGAACAAGAAACAGGGCCTGCTGGTCTACGATATCGCTGGCCGCCAGCTGCAACTGCTGGAATCGGGGCGCCTGAACAACGTCGATGTGCGCCAGGACGTGACGTTCGGGGCCGACCGGTTCGATATCGCCGTGGCCACGCAGCGCGACGAGAACAGCATCGTGCTGTTCTCGATAGACGCCACGGGCAAGGTCAGCGAGGCGGCGCGGCTGCCGACGACGCTGGACGAGATCTACGGTGCCTGCCTGTACCAGCCGCGAAGCGGCGGGCTGCAGGCGTTCGTCAACGACAAGGACGGGCGCTACCTGCACTATCGGCTGGAGCGCGCCGGCGGAAAATTCGCGGCCACCTTGCTGCGCACCTTCCGCACCGCCTCGCAACCGGAAGGCTGCGTTGCCGACGATGCCGCCGGCACGTTGTTCGTCGGCGAGGAAAAGCGCGGCGTGTGGGTGACGCCGGCCGACGCGCAGCGCGCCGCGCCGCTCACGATGGCGCTGCCCGTGGGTGCCCTGCTGACGGCGGACGTCGAGGGCATGGGCCTGTATCGCGGCCCGAATGCGAGTTATCTGGTCGTCTCCAGCCAGGGCAGCAACAGCTACGTCGTACTCGATGCGCAGGCGCCGTACACGGTACGCGGCGCGTTCCGCATCGGCATCAATGTGGCCGGCGGCATCGATGGCGCTTCCGAGACCGACGGGCTGGAAGTGACGTCCGCCGACCTGGGCGGGCCATATGGCAAGGGCATGCTGGTGGTGCAGGACGGCTACAAGCGCCTCCCGGACGGAGCGCAGAACTTCAAGTACGTGGCGTGGGCCGATATCGCGGCGGCATTGAAGCTACCCTGA
- a CDS encoding NCS2 family permease, whose translation MAEKLFRLKEAGTDVRTEVIAGVTTFLTMAYIIFVNPTILADAGMPKDAVFVATCLAAALGTAIMGLYANYPIGMAPGMGLNAYFAYAVVGGMGVPWPVALGAVFISGCLFVLVSVFGLREMIVNGIPRSLRTAITVGLGLFLALIALKSAGIVAANPSTMVAVGDLHQPGAILAIVGFLLVVTLDRMKVRGAILIGIVAVTVLSFFFGGNTFQGIVSMPPSLAPTLGKLEIGSAMATGIVNIVLVFFLVELFDATGTLMGVAGRAGLLVEGKMERLNRALLADSTAIVAGAALGTSSTTAYVESAAGVQAGGRTGLTALVVALLFLACLFIAPLAGVVPAYATAPALLFVACLMLRDLADVEWNETTESVPAAVTALMIPFTYSIAHGVAFGFITYAALKLLTGRAREAKPIVWLIAGIFLFKYIYLGV comes from the coding sequence ATCGCGGAAAAATTATTCAGGCTGAAGGAAGCCGGCACGGACGTGCGCACGGAGGTCATTGCGGGCGTTACGACGTTCCTGACGATGGCCTATATCATCTTCGTCAACCCCACCATCCTCGCGGACGCGGGCATGCCGAAAGACGCCGTGTTCGTCGCCACCTGCCTGGCCGCCGCGCTGGGCACCGCGATCATGGGCCTGTATGCGAACTACCCGATCGGCATGGCCCCCGGCATGGGCCTGAATGCGTATTTTGCCTACGCCGTCGTGGGCGGCATGGGCGTGCCATGGCCCGTGGCCCTGGGCGCCGTCTTTATTTCCGGCTGCCTGTTCGTGCTGGTCAGCGTGTTCGGGCTGCGCGAAATGATCGTCAACGGCATTCCCCGCTCGTTGCGCACGGCGATCACCGTGGGCCTGGGCCTCTTTCTGGCGCTGATCGCGCTCAAAAGCGCCGGCATCGTCGCGGCCAATCCCTCCACCATGGTCGCCGTCGGCGACCTGCACCAGCCGGGCGCCATCCTGGCCATCGTCGGCTTCCTGCTGGTGGTGACGCTGGACAGGATGAAGGTACGCGGCGCGATCCTGATCGGCATCGTGGCCGTCACGGTCCTGAGCTTCTTCTTCGGCGGTAACACGTTCCAGGGCATTGTGTCGATGCCGCCGTCGCTGGCGCCCACGCTCGGCAAGCTGGAGATCGGCAGCGCCATGGCCACCGGCATCGTCAATATCGTGCTGGTGTTCTTCCTGGTCGAACTGTTCGACGCCACCGGCACCCTCATGGGCGTGGCCGGTCGCGCCGGCCTGCTCGTCGAAGGCAAGATGGAGCGGCTCAACCGTGCGCTGCTGGCCGACAGCACGGCCATCGTGGCCGGCGCGGCGCTGGGCACGTCCAGCACGACGGCCTATGTGGAAAGCGCCGCCGGCGTGCAGGCGGGCGGACGCACAGGGCTGACGGCGCTTGTCGTCGCGCTGCTGTTTCTCGCCTGCCTGTTCATCGCGCCGCTGGCCGGCGTCGTTCCCGCGTACGCCACGGCGCCCGCACTCCTGTTCGTCGCCTGCCTGATGCTGCGCGATCTGGCCGACGTGGAGTGGAATGAAACGACGGAAAGTGTCCCGGCCGCCGTGACCGCGCTGATGATACCGTTCACGTATTCGATCGCCCACGGCGTCGCCTTCGGCTTCATCACCTATGCCGCACTGAAGCTCCTGACAGGCCGCGCGCGCGAAGCGAAACCGATCGTCTGGCTCATCGCCGGCATCTTCCTTTTCAAATACATCTACCTGGGCGTCTGA
- the galK gene encoding galactokinase — translation MMAVLSPDEFFRGPPEVHVGAPGRVNLLGEHTDYNDGFMLPVATPQRTDVMAARSDDGSFHLYSATLDEAVDFAPHDSTPHGFGRYMEGCIRLLQARGVDVPPLRMYVRSDLALGTGLSSSAALEVATLRAIRALLQTELDGVTLAQIAQQAEIRYAGVNCGIMDQMASSLADEEHMLFLDARTLDHRVLPLPAGAELIVINSGVPRQLAESKYNERRGECEAASKLLGVQALRDVRDVADVESLPSPLKERARHVVSENLRVLEACEADASRFGQLMNLSHYSLRDDYAVSIGALDELTQALRTDPDVYGARLTGAGFGGACVALCRAGAAQAAGERVVHAMRAAGGAAAGATLLIPAPTE, via the coding sequence ATGATGGCCGTTCTCTCTCCGGACGAATTCTTCCGCGGCCCGCCCGAGGTCCACGTGGGGGCACCGGGCCGGGTCAACCTGCTGGGCGAGCATACCGACTATAACGACGGCTTCATGCTGCCCGTGGCGACACCGCAGCGCACCGACGTGATGGCCGCGCGCAGCGACGATGGCAGCTTCCACCTGTATTCGGCCACGCTGGACGAGGCCGTCGACTTCGCCCCGCACGACAGCACGCCGCACGGCTTCGGGCGGTACATGGAGGGCTGCATCCGCCTGCTGCAGGCGCGCGGCGTCGATGTGCCGCCGTTGCGCATGTACGTGCGCTCCGACCTGGCGCTGGGCACGGGCCTGTCGTCCAGCGCCGCGCTGGAAGTGGCGACCTTGCGTGCCATTCGCGCGCTGCTGCAGACGGAACTCGATGGCGTCACGCTGGCGCAGATCGCGCAGCAGGCGGAAATCCGCTATGCCGGTGTCAACTGCGGCATCATGGATCAGATGGCATCGAGCCTGGCCGACGAGGAACACATGCTGTTCCTCGATGCGCGCACGCTGGATCACCGCGTGCTGCCGCTGCCGGCCGGGGCGGAACTGATCGTGATCAATTCCGGCGTGCCGCGCCAGCTGGCCGAAAGCAAGTACAACGAACGCCGCGGCGAGTGCGAGGCCGCGTCGAAGCTGCTGGGCGTGCAGGCGCTGCGCGATGTGCGTGACGTGGCCGACGTCGAATCCCTGCCATCGCCGCTGAAGGAGCGCGCGCGTCACGTCGTCAGCGAAAACCTGCGCGTGCTGGAGGCATGCGAGGCCGACGCCTCGCGCTTCGGGCAGCTGATGAACCTGTCCCATTACAGCCTGCGCGACGACTACGCCGTCTCGATCGGCGCTCTGGACGAGCTCACGCAGGCGCTGCGCACCGATCCCGACGTGTACGGCGCGCGGCTGACCGGTGCCGGTTTCGGCGGTGCGTGCGTCGCGCTGTGCCGCGCCGGGGCGGCGCAGGCGGCCGGCGAACGCGTCGTGCACGCCATGCGTGCGGCCGGCGGGGCCGCCGCGGGCGCCACGCTGCTGATCCCCGCGCCGACCGAATGA
- a CDS encoding glycoside hydrolase family 2 protein — MSDFEYPRPQLVRDNWQNLNGKWQFAFDDAREYCRPDEGIEWTHEINVPYAPETKLSGIHDTGFHNVVWYRLAFDLERRPGRTILHFGAVDYHAKVWVNDRLVTTHEGGHTSFWADITDALVDGARQVIVLRAEDDPHDLQKPRGKQDWQLEPHSIWYPRTTGIWQTVWVEQVPDTYIKGVRWTPHYDGFEIGCEILAAGARREGLSVEVKLWHGEVLLADDDYKLMGQEANRKIAISDPGIDDSRNDLLWSPERPTLLDVELTLRCDGKVLETVRSYTALRSVAINRDRFMLNGRPYPLKLVLDQGYWPDSGITAPNDAALKRDVELAKAMGFNGVRKHQKIEDPRYLYWADKLGLMVWEEMPSAYSFSPRSMTRLIKEWQEAIERDYSHPCVIVWVPFNESWGVPNLTSMQAHRNAVEALYHMTRMMDSTRPVIGNDGWEASATDILGIHDYDSDPQKIKARYEVTDPARTLFDQRRPGGRILTLDGFPHRGQPIVLTEFGGIAFDTSLAEDDGSTWGYSRANTAESFHQHYTELLKVVNETQMFSGFCYTQFADTYQEANGLLNADRTPKIPLEQISAATRNVRLVVPDPPEPA; from the coding sequence ATGAGCGATTTTGAATATCCAAGACCACAGCTCGTACGCGACAACTGGCAGAACCTGAACGGCAAGTGGCAGTTCGCCTTTGACGACGCGCGCGAGTATTGCCGGCCCGACGAAGGCATCGAATGGACGCACGAGATCAACGTGCCGTACGCGCCCGAGACGAAGCTGTCCGGCATCCACGATACCGGCTTCCACAACGTGGTCTGGTACAGGCTGGCATTCGACCTGGAACGCCGCCCGGGGCGCACGATCCTGCACTTCGGCGCCGTCGACTATCACGCCAAGGTATGGGTCAACGACCGCTTGGTGACAACGCACGAAGGCGGGCACACGTCGTTCTGGGCCGATATCACGGACGCGCTGGTGGACGGCGCGCGCCAGGTCATCGTGCTGCGCGCGGAAGACGATCCGCACGACCTGCAGAAGCCGCGCGGCAAGCAGGACTGGCAGCTCGAACCGCACTCGATCTGGTATCCGCGCACGACGGGCATCTGGCAGACCGTGTGGGTCGAACAGGTACCGGACACCTACATCAAGGGAGTGCGCTGGACGCCGCACTACGACGGCTTTGAAATCGGCTGCGAAATCCTGGCCGCCGGCGCGCGCCGCGAAGGGCTGTCGGTGGAAGTCAAGCTGTGGCATGGCGAAGTCCTGCTGGCCGACGACGACTACAAGCTGATGGGCCAGGAGGCCAACCGCAAGATCGCTATTTCCGACCCCGGCATCGACGATTCGCGCAACGATCTGCTGTGGAGCCCGGAGCGACCGACGCTGCTCGATGTGGAACTGACCCTGCGGTGCGACGGAAAAGTTCTGGAAACGGTACGATCTTACACAGCGCTGCGTTCAGTGGCCATCAACCGGGACCGCTTCATGCTGAATGGCCGTCCCTATCCGCTGAAGCTGGTGCTGGATCAGGGTTACTGGCCGGACAGCGGCATCACGGCGCCAAACGACGCCGCGCTGAAGCGCGATGTGGAGCTGGCGAAGGCAATGGGGTTCAACGGCGTGCGCAAGCACCAGAAGATCGAAGACCCGCGCTACCTGTACTGGGCCGACAAGCTGGGCCTGATGGTCTGGGAGGAAATGCCGTCCGCCTATTCGTTCAGCCCGCGTTCGATGACGCGCCTGATCAAGGAGTGGCAGGAAGCGATCGAACGGGATTACAGCCATCCGTGCGTGATCGTCTGGGTCCCGTTCAACGAGTCGTGGGGCGTGCCGAATCTGACGTCCATGCAGGCGCACCGCAACGCCGTCGAAGCGCTGTATCACATGACGCGGATGATGGACTCGACCCGGCCGGTGATCGGTAACGATGGCTGGGAAGCGTCGGCGACCGACATCCTGGGCATTCACGACTACGACAGCGATCCGCAGAAGATCAAGGCGCGCTACGAAGTGACCGATCCGGCCCGCACCTTGTTCGATCAGCGCCGCCCGGGCGGCCGGATCCTGACGCTGGACGGCTTCCCGCACCGCGGCCAGCCGATCGTGCTGACGGAGTTCGGCGGCATCGCCTTCGACACGTCGCTGGCGGAAGACGACGGCAGCACGTGGGGCTACTCGCGCGCCAATACGGCGGAAAGCTTCCACCAGCATTACACGGAGCTGTTGAAAGTCGTCAACGAGACGCAAATGTTTTCCGGCTTCTGCTACACGCAGTTCGCCGATACGTATCAGGAAGCGAACGGCCTGCTCAATGCCGACCGGACGCCGAAGATTCCGCTGGAGCAGATCAGCGCGGCCACGCGTAACGTGCGATTGGTCGTACCGGACCCTCCGGAACCTGCTTGA
- a CDS encoding glycosyltransferase — protein sequence MSTIIVFCHLRWDFVFQRPQHLLTRLAKHYKIVLVEEPIYHDGESFMHNREVAPNVTVCQPHTSVQQPGFHDDQIPLLQPMVDKLVPEGEDPIVWFYTPMALPLLPQLHASVVVYDCMDELSAFKNPPRQLLQRETALLNIADLVFTGGPSLYEAKRTRHANAHCFSSSVDAQHFAQALDRAASHPDQAAIPHPRLGFYGVIDERLDTDLVAAVADANPDWQVVLVGPVVKIDPANLPQRPNLHYLGQRSYDELPKFLAGWDVCLMPFALNDATKFISPTKVLEYMAAELPIVSTAIRDVEQPYSHVVAIGHSPEEFVAHCKAALEQSAEQKAQQVEKMRQVVAKTSWENTASRMRELIDGTTPARKFTRLTASESAAEAQVTKPATGAANVNPLRTPSYAPKGGGAMTASAAAKAVKIEL from the coding sequence ATGTCGACCATTATCGTGTTCTGTCACCTCCGCTGGGACTTCGTCTTTCAGCGTCCCCAGCACCTGCTGACACGCCTGGCTAAACATTACAAGATCGTGCTTGTGGAAGAGCCCATTTATCATGACGGCGAAAGTTTCATGCACAACCGCGAAGTCGCGCCGAACGTGACCGTGTGCCAGCCGCATACCTCCGTACAACAGCCCGGCTTCCATGACGACCAGATTCCGCTGCTGCAGCCGATGGTCGACAAGCTCGTGCCGGAAGGCGAGGATCCGATCGTCTGGTTCTACACGCCGATGGCCCTGCCGCTGCTGCCGCAGCTGCACGCATCCGTCGTCGTCTACGACTGCATGGATGAACTGTCCGCCTTCAAGAACCCGCCGCGCCAGTTGCTGCAGCGCGAGACCGCACTGCTCAATATTGCCGACCTGGTGTTCACCGGCGGCCCCAGCCTGTACGAAGCCAAGCGCACCCGGCATGCGAACGCGCACTGCTTCTCGTCGAGCGTCGATGCGCAACACTTCGCACAGGCGCTGGACCGCGCCGCCAGCCACCCGGACCAGGCAGCGATCCCGCATCCGCGCCTCGGCTTCTACGGCGTCATCGACGAGCGCCTGGATACGGACCTGGTGGCGGCCGTGGCCGACGCCAACCCGGACTGGCAGGTCGTGCTGGTCGGCCCGGTCGTCAAGATCGACCCGGCCAACCTGCCGCAGCGCCCCAACCTGCACTACCTGGGCCAACGCAGCTACGACGAGCTGCCGAAGTTCCTGGCCGGCTGGGATGTCTGCCTGATGCCGTTCGCGCTGAACGATGCCACCAAGTTCATCAGCCCGACCAAGGTGCTGGAATACATGGCCGCCGAACTGCCGATCGTCTCGACGGCGATCCGCGACGTGGAGCAACCGTACAGCCATGTCGTCGCCATCGGCCACTCGCCCGAGGAATTCGTCGCCCACTGCAAGGCCGCCCTGGAGCAGAGCGCCGAGCAGAAAGCGCAGCAGGTCGAGAAAATGCGCCAGGTCGTCGCCAAGACGTCGTGGGAAAATACGGCCAGCCGCATGCGCGAACTGATCGACGGCACGACGCCGGCGCGCAAGTTCACGCGGCTGACGGCGTCCGAGTCGGCCGCCGAGGCGCAGGTCACCAAGCCCGCCACCGGCGCGGCCAACGTCAATCCGCTGCGGACCCCTTCGTATGCACCGAAGGGCGGCGGCGCGATGACCGCGAGCGCGGCCGCGAAGGCTGTCAAGATCGAGTTGTAA